TAGTAGTAACTTCCGGCTTCGGTTGATGTATGAAGGAAAGTCATTTTTCTTCATAACAAATGATGGATTAGTGTTTGAACACATTTGTATTGAGAATGTTTGGGTGTGGCTGAAGCATGAGAGTTCTACAGCTATAGAAGGTATAGTGGGAAACTATAATGGAAGCTTGTTCATGGTTGATACATTTGGGAGTGTGCTTCTTAGAGAATGGCATGAAAATGAGATAGCATGGAGGAATTGCAGTGCTTTGTGAGTAAAAATGGAAGATTACTGCAGTTCATGGTAGGTTAACAGTAGTTAATAAAAGAATTATGCACTTTGAGTAGTTAATAACTCCTTTCCCTTAAGTTTTTCGCTTTGTAATTCTAATTAATTCTAATGAAATCAATTAAATACTCATATTCATGATCAACTTCATATCTTTCATTATACACAGGTTTTCATGAGGAAGTTTAAATGGAAAGATTGCAAACATCCTCCAAATGCTAAAGTTGCATGCATTGTAGACCAGGAATTGTTCAGGGAAAACATAGTATTCGTCACAGGAAGAAACGGTCGCCTATATCAGTATAACAAAGTGACTGATTTGTGGCATGAGCATTACCAATCTCAGCATTTGATTCTATCACAGTTTCCTGGAACAGTTATTAGACCATCACAGAAATCGCTCTCAGGCTCACTCTTCATGCTTTCAGTAGAAGGTGGCCTTGTTGAGTACCAATGGAATGCATGGAATGGATGGAACTGGATAGAACATGGAACACCCGATAAAGGCGCGAAACTAGTTGGTTCAACTGGTCCTAGCTTTGAGGGTACTCAACTACTTTTGATTGGTTCAGATGGAAAAGTGTACCTGAGATACATGGACAAAAATGGTGCATGGAAGTGGAAGGACTTTGGTTTCCCTTCAATGGGAAGTGAAATGGTTGAGGCGAATCGACCAAGACAAAGTGGACTCAATGATGGGAAGGTAGTTTGCAATGATGAATATTCTATGCATGGCTTGAAGAAAGATCAGAACAACCTTTCTGATCAAAAGTCTAAATGTGATCCTAAGGTAAAGTATAATCTACATTTACTGATTGAACAAAAAAACATAGATAGAGCATTGATTTTGAGTCTGATTCAACACAGGTTTCATCTACAAGACCAATTCCATTTTCTGAAGGTTCTGTTATATTTGAGCTCAGAGATGGCAGGGTAAGAAACTTTTATCTCatgggaaaaaaaaaattacagtaTAATCACCTTATTCATTATGTATAAAGCAACAAGCAAATGCTTTTTAGAAATGGctatttttctatttcaatgcttattatgaaaatttttaCCAATGCTGAAATCGCTCTCTCCGTTTCCTTTTATCTGTGACTATAACAATGACAG
The genomic region above belongs to Arachis duranensis cultivar V14167 chromosome 3, aradu.V14167.gnm2.J7QH, whole genome shotgun sequence and contains:
- the LOC127745694 gene encoding uncharacterized protein LOC127745694; the encoded protein is MVFMRKFKWKDCKHPPNAKVACIVDQELFRENIVFVTGRNGRLYQYNKVTDLWHEHYQSQHLILSQFPGTVIRPSQKSLSGSLFMLSVEGGLVEYQWNAWNGWNWIEHGTPDKGAKLVGSTGPSFEGTQLLLIGSDGKVYLRYMDKNGAWKWKDFGFPSMGSEMVEANRPRQSGLNDGKVVCNDEYSMHGLKKDQNNLSDQKSKCDPKVSSTRPIPFSEGSVIFELRDGRIKENGGSSFNIWLTSDDTTNGSWQNYSLWRRQIGFGQGPLELQPVHA